A genome region from Oncorhynchus masou masou isolate Uvic2021 chromosome 14, UVic_Omas_1.1, whole genome shotgun sequence includes the following:
- the LOC135553841 gene encoding clumping factor A-like, with the protein MTSDMTSDMISDMTLDMTSDMTSDMISDMTLDMTSDMTLDMTSDMTLDMTSDMILDMTSDMTSEMTSDMTLDMTSDMISDMTLDMTLDMTSDMTSDMISDMTLDMTSDMTLDMTSEMTSDMTLDMTSDMISDMTSDMTSDMISDMTSDMTSDMISDMTSDMTSDMISDMTSDMTSDMTSDMTLDMTSDMISDITLDMTLDMISDMTLDMTSDMISDMTSDMTSDMTSDMTLDMTSDMISDMTLDMISDMISDMTLDMTSDMISDMTLDMISDMTSDMTLDMTLDMISDMTSDMISDMTLDMTSDMTLDMTSEMTSDMTLDMTSDMISDMTSDMTSDMISDMTSDMTSDMISDMTSDMTSDMISDMTSDMTSDMTSDMTLDMTSDMISDITLDMTLDMISDMTLDMTSDMISDMTSDMTSDMTSDMTLDMTSDMISDMTLDMISDMISDMTLDMTSDMISDMTLDMISDMTSDMTLDMTLDMISDMISDMTSDMTLDMTLDMTSDMTSDMISDMTSDMISDMTSDMISDMTSDMISDMTSDMTSE; encoded by the coding sequence ATGACATCAGACATGACCTCTGACATGATATCCGACATGACATTAGACATGACATCAGACATGACCTCTGACATGATTTCAGACATGACATTAGACATGACCTCTGACATGACATTAGACATGACCTCTGACATGACATTAGACATGACATCAGACATGATATTAGACATGACATCAGACATGACCTCTGAAATGACCTCTGACATGACATTAGACATGACATCAGACATGATATCAGACATGACATTAGATATGACATTAGACATGACATCAGACATGACCTCTGACATGATATCAGACATGACATTAGACATGACCTCTGACATGACATTAGACATGACCTCTGAAATGACCTCTGACATGACATTAGACATGACCTCTGACATGATATCAGACATGACATCAGATATGACCTCTGACATGATATCAGACATGACATCAGATATGACCTCTGACATGATATCAGACATGACATCAGACATGACCTCTGACATGATATCAGACATGACATCAGACATGACCTCTGACATGACCTCTGACATGACATTAGACATGACCTCTGACATGATATCAGACATAACATTAGATATGACATTAGACATGATATCAGACATGACATTAGACATGACCTCTGACATGATATCAGACATGACATCAGACATGACCTCTGACATGACCTCTGACATGACATTAGACATGACCTCTGACATGATATCAGACATGACATTAGACATGATATCAGACATGATATCAGACATGACATTAGATATGACCTCTGACATGATATCAGACATGACATTAGACATGATATCAGACATGACGTCAGACATGACATTAGATATGACATTAGACATGATATCAGACATGACCTCTGACATGATATCAGACATGACATTAGACATGACCTCTGACATGACATTAGACATGACCTCTGAAATGACCTCTGACATGACATTAGACATGACCTCTGACATGATATCAGACATGACATCAGATATGACCTCTGACATGATATCAGACATGACATCAGATATGACCTCTGACATGATATCAGACATGACATCAGACATGACCTCTGACATGATATCAGACATGACATCAGACATGACCTCTGACATGACCTCTGACATGACATTAGACATGACCTCTGACATGATATCAGACATAACATTAGATATGACATTAGACATGATATCAGACATGACATTAGACATGACCTCTGACATGATATCAGACATGACATCAGACATGACCTCTGACATGACCTCTGACATGACATTAGACATGACCTCTGACATGATATCAGACATGACATTAGACATGATATCAGACATGATATCAGACATGACATTAGATATGACCTCTGACATGATATCAGACATGACATTAGACATGATATCAGACATGACGTCAGACATGACATTAGATATGACATTAGACATGATATCAGACATGATATCAGACATGACGTCAGACATGACATTAGATATGACATTAGACATGACATCAGACATGACCTCTGACATGATATCAGACATGACATCAGACATGATATCAGACATGACGTCAGACATGATATCAGACATGACGTCAGACATGATATCAGACATGACATCAGACATGACATCAGAGTAG
- the LOC135553842 gene encoding extracellular serine/threonine protein kinase FAM20C-like, with the protein PANNICFYGECSYYCSTEHALCGKPDQIEGSLAAFLPDLALAKRKTWRNPWRRSYHKRKKAEWEVDPDYCDEVKQTPPYDRGSRLLDIMDMTIFDFLMGNMDRHHYETFDKFGNETFIIHLDNGRGFGKHSHDELSILVPLSQCCRVRKSTHLRLQLLAKEEYQLSRLMEESLLRDRLHPVLIQPHLEAMDRRLRLVLQVLAVCVEKEGYSNVVEVDDHHWAREARGGRDTATHRNPGHR; encoded by the exons ccagccaatAACATTTGTTTCTACGGCGAGTGCTCCTACTACTGCTCTACTGAGCATGCTCTGTGTGGGAAGCCAGACCAGATCGAGGGTTCTCTGGCTGCCTTCCTGCCAGACCTGGCCCTGGCCAAACGCAAGACCTGGAGGAACCCTTGGAGACGATCCTACCACAAACGCAAGAAAGCAGA GTGGGAGGTGGACCCAGACTACTGTGACGAGGTGAAGCAGACTCCTCCCTATGACCGTGGTTCTCGTCTGCTGGACATCATGGACATGACCATCTTTGACTTCCTCATGG GTAACATGGACCGGCACCATTACGAGACTTTTGACAAGTTTGGAAACGAGACCTTCATCATCCATCTGGACAATGGAAGAGG GTTTGGGAAACACTCCCACGACGAGCTCTCCATCCTGGTACCGCTGAGCCAATGCTGCAG AGTGAGGAAGTCGACCCACTTGCGTCTGCAGCTGCTCGCCAAGGAGGAGTACCAGCTGAGCCGTCTGATGGAGGAGTCCCTGCTGCGTGACCGCCTCCACCCCGTCCTCATCCAGCCCCACCTGGAGGCCATGGACCGGAGGCTGCGCCTGGTGCTCCAGGTCCTGGCTGTCTGCGTGGAGAAGGAGGGCTACAGTaacgtggtggaggtggacgaCCACCACTGGGCCAGAGAAGCCAGAGGGGGCAGGGACACAGCCACCCACAGGAACCCAGGGCACAGGTAG